Proteins from a single region of Runella sp. SP2:
- the hisIE gene encoding bifunctional phosphoribosyl-AMP cyclohydrolase/phosphoribosyl-ATP diphosphatase HisIE: MIMEINFSKSPDGLVPAVVQDEETGKVLMVGYMNAEALAKTEAEKVVTFFSRSKQRLWTKGETSGHFLQVKTVLVDCDQDTILIKAHPIGPTCHTGADTCFFEKNEGKASFLNYLQKQIIRDRKNNPSDASYTSKLFARGVNKIAQKVGEEAVELVIEAKDANDDLFKGEAADLLFHYLILLEQRGLDLDDIVDVLKTRHK, translated from the coding sequence ATGATAATGGAAATCAATTTTTCAAAATCTCCCGACGGTTTGGTTCCTGCCGTTGTTCAAGATGAAGAAACGGGGAAAGTACTCATGGTTGGGTATATGAATGCGGAAGCATTGGCTAAAACCGAAGCCGAAAAAGTGGTCACATTTTTTAGCCGTTCTAAGCAAAGACTTTGGACTAAAGGGGAAACTTCGGGTCATTTTTTACAAGTAAAAACAGTTTTGGTGGACTGTGACCAAGACACGATTTTGATAAAAGCGCATCCAATTGGCCCTACTTGCCACACGGGGGCGGATACCTGTTTTTTTGAGAAAAATGAGGGCAAAGCTTCGTTTTTGAATTACTTACAAAAGCAAATCATTCGCGACCGCAAAAATAATCCCTCGGATGCGTCATATACAAGTAAGCTTTTTGCCCGTGGTGTTAATAAAATTGCCCAAAAAGTCGGTGAAGAAGCCGTGGAGTTGGTGATTGAAGCCAAAGACGCTAACGATGACTTGTTTAAAGGTGAAGCTGCCGATTTGTTGTTCCATTACCTGATTCTTCTCGAACAACGTGGGTTGGATTTGGACGATATTGTGGACGTATTAAAAACGAGACACAAATAA
- a CDS encoding sigma-54 dependent transcriptional regulator, with the protein MAKILIVDDEKSIRAALRDILEYEDYEVEEAKDGEEGLYMILNNHYDVALCDIKMPKLEGLEVLLKAGEAGRATQFIMISAFGSVENAVEATKRGAYDFITKPPDLNRLLVSVRNAIEKAKLVAETVDLRKRIFKINEIVGESAPIRKVKETISRVAPTEARVLITGANGSGKEMVAKQIHERSNRANKPLIEVNCAAIPSELIESELFGYEKGAFTGAVKQRIGKFEQADGGTLFLDEIGDMSLSAQAKVLRALQESKITRVGGDKEIKINVRVIAATNKDLKREIAEGGFREDLYHRLNVIPIHVPPLAERREDIPLLAEKFLYDISQEYSGVPKEITEDAMTHLKSLPWTGNVRELRNVIERLVIMCGDEILLEDVRLYASFGS; encoded by the coding sequence ATGGCAAAAATCCTGATTGTGGATGACGAGAAAAGTATCCGTGCTGCCCTGCGTGATATTTTAGAATACGAAGATTATGAGGTTGAAGAGGCCAAAGATGGAGAAGAAGGTCTCTATATGATTCTCAATAATCATTATGATGTGGCGCTCTGCGATATTAAAATGCCAAAATTGGAGGGCCTCGAGGTACTTCTAAAAGCTGGTGAAGCAGGCCGAGCGACGCAATTTATTATGATTTCGGCTTTTGGTAGTGTCGAAAATGCCGTGGAGGCTACCAAGCGTGGTGCATACGATTTTATCACCAAACCACCTGATTTGAACCGCTTGCTGGTCTCGGTTCGAAATGCCATTGAGAAAGCCAAATTGGTCGCGGAAACCGTTGATCTCAGAAAACGTATTTTCAAAATCAACGAAATCGTGGGTGAGTCGGCCCCGATTCGTAAGGTCAAAGAAACCATTAGTCGCGTGGCACCTACCGAAGCCCGTGTGCTCATTACTGGAGCCAATGGTTCGGGTAAAGAAATGGTCGCCAAGCAAATTCACGAGCGCAGTAACCGCGCTAATAAGCCTTTGATTGAAGTAAACTGTGCTGCAATTCCAAGCGAATTGATTGAAAGTGAGCTTTTTGGTTACGAAAAAGGGGCGTTTACGGGGGCTGTAAAACAACGTATTGGGAAGTTTGAGCAAGCCGATGGTGGAACACTCTTTTTGGACGAGATTGGTGATATGAGTTTGTCGGCGCAAGCCAAAGTGTTGAGAGCGTTGCAGGAGAGTAAAATTACCCGCGTAGGTGGAGATAAAGAAATCAAAATCAATGTTCGGGTGATTGCGGCGACCAACAAAGACCTCAAACGTGAGATTGCAGAAGGAGGTTTCCGTGAAGACTTGTACCACCGCCTGAACGTTATACCGATTCACGTACCGCCGTTGGCCGAACGCCGCGAAGATATTCCGTTGTTAGCCGAAAAATTCTTGTACGATATTTCGCAAGAATACAGTGGTGTACCCAAAGAAATTACGGAGGATGCTATGACGCACCTAAAATCGTTGCCATGGACGGGTAACGTCCGTGAATTGCGCAACGTCATTGAGCGTTTGGTGATTATGTGCGGCGACGAAATCTTGCTCGAAGACGTCCGTTTGTATGCAAGTTTTGGAAGTTAG